Proteins co-encoded in one Armatimonadota bacterium genomic window:
- a CDS encoding electron transfer flavoprotein subunit alpha/FixB family protein, which produces MANVLVIATVADGALSRSSLELVAGARTIAPAVGGGIDAALLAAEAADGAVEALHQHGVGVVHRVVHPLLATGQSDAYLAAAEACVRAASPAVVLVAADTVGREIGPRLAYRLGAALATEATGLEVADGTVVVHRQVYGGRAVATLAVRRTPAVVTVKPRALDAPAPAPTAGVVRDLPVQLADDALPTRVREIVREQAEVGLEDAQIVVSGGRGIGGPEGFKLLAELAQVLGGAVGSSRPPADAGWVPISWQIGQTGKTVRPLLYLAVGISGATQHVAGMAGARTIVAINKDPEAPIFGVAHLGIVGDYREVLPPLIAKVKALKGQ; this is translated from the coding sequence ATGGCCAACGTCCTGGTGATCGCCACCGTTGCCGACGGCGCGCTGAGCCGGTCGAGCCTGGAGCTGGTGGCCGGTGCACGGACCATCGCGCCTGCCGTCGGCGGCGGCATCGACGCGGCGTTGCTGGCGGCCGAGGCCGCCGATGGCGCGGTGGAGGCCCTCCACCAGCACGGCGTGGGCGTGGTGCACCGCGTGGTGCATCCGCTGCTGGCGACGGGCCAGTCCGACGCCTACCTGGCTGCCGCCGAGGCGTGCGTTCGCGCGGCGTCGCCCGCGGTCGTGCTGGTGGCCGCCGACACCGTCGGCCGCGAGATCGGGCCCCGGCTCGCGTACCGTCTGGGTGCCGCGCTCGCCACGGAGGCGACGGGGCTCGAGGTGGCCGACGGCACCGTGGTCGTGCACCGCCAGGTCTACGGCGGGCGGGCGGTGGCCACCCTGGCCGTGCGGCGCACGCCCGCGGTGGTCACCGTGAAGCCTCGGGCCCTGGATGCGCCCGCGCCCGCGCCCACGGCCGGCGTGGTGCGCGACCTGCCGGTGCAGCTGGCCGACGACGCCCTCCCGACACGGGTCCGCGAGATTGTGCGCGAGCAGGCCGAGGTCGGCCTGGAAGACGCGCAGATCGTCGTGAGCGGTGGCCGGGGCATCGGCGGCCCCGAAGGGTTCAAGCTCCTGGCCGAACTGGCGCAGGTGCTGGGCGGTGCCGTGGGCTCGTCGCGGCCGCCGGCCGACGCCGGGTGGGTACCCATCTCCTGGCAGATCGGGCAGACCGGGAAGACGGTGCGGCCCCTGCTCTACCTCGCCGTGGGCATTTCCGGTGCGACCCAGCACGTCGCCGGCATGGCGGGCGCCCGCACGATCGTGGCCATCAACAAGGATCCCGAGGCGCCGATCTTCGGCGTGGCGCACCTGGGCATCGTGGGCGACTACCGCGAGGTCCTCCCCCCGCTCATCGCCAAGGTCAAGGCCCTGAAGGGACAGTAG
- a CDS encoding electron transfer flavoprotein subunit beta/FixA family protein, with translation MHIVVCLKQVVDPELPLRDFAIDPQTRRQVREGRPLVLSTYDENALEVALQVKDRTGARVTALALAPQATVGDQIRLALAMGADDAVVVDDPRGPDLLGAAKTPVLAAAIRRLGAVDLVLTGCESADWVERAVPPLLAEELGAACVTFVARVTVEDGRVVAHRQADEGYHVVEARLPAVLSVTSDEANRPRLPKVKDIVGAKRKPVQTWPVDALGVAVGDAGVDVLDVRVPERTTRCEFLEGEPAQQAEALALRLRDLKLL, from the coding sequence ATGCACATCGTGGTGTGCCTCAAACAGGTCGTCGACCCGGAGCTCCCGCTCCGGGACTTCGCCATCGATCCCCAGACCCGGCGCCAGGTCCGCGAGGGGCGGCCCCTGGTCCTGTCGACCTACGACGAGAACGCCCTGGAGGTCGCCCTGCAGGTCAAGGACCGCACGGGCGCCCGGGTGACGGCGCTGGCGCTCGCGCCCCAGGCGACCGTGGGCGACCAGATCCGCCTGGCGCTGGCCATGGGTGCCGACGACGCCGTGGTGGTGGACGACCCGCGCGGGCCCGACCTGCTGGGCGCTGCCAAGACACCAGTGCTCGCCGCAGCGATCCGGCGGCTCGGTGCCGTCGACCTCGTGCTCACCGGCTGCGAGTCGGCGGACTGGGTGGAGCGCGCGGTGCCACCGCTCCTGGCCGAGGAGCTCGGCGCCGCCTGCGTGACCTTCGTCGCCCGCGTGACGGTCGAGGACGGGCGCGTCGTGGCGCACCGACAGGCCGACGAGGGATATCACGTGGTCGAGGCCCGCCTGCCCGCCGTGCTCTCGGTCACGAGCGACGAAGCGAACCGACCGCGCCTGCCCAAGGTGAAGGACATCGTGGGGGCCAAGCGCAAGCCCGTGCAGACCTGGCCGGTGGATGCCCTGGGCGTCGCGGTGGGCGACGCCGGCGTCGACGTGCTCGACGTGCGGGTGCCGGAGCGGACGACCCGCTGCGAGTTCCTCGAGGGGGAGCCCGCGCAGCAGGCCGAGGCCCTGGCGCTGCGCCTGCGCGACCTCAAGTTGCTCTGA
- a CDS encoding acyl-CoA dehydrogenase — protein MSITLTDEHRLLQATVREFAARELLPIAAALDREARYPAEVVARAAELGLLGLTVPEAYGGPGLDHIAYVLAHEELARACAGFQTILTVNTSLVCEPILRWGTEEQRRRYLPDLATGRRLGCYCLTEPGAGSDAMSLRTTARLDGGTWVLDGTKLFVTNGVEADVCLVYARTEPVPGARGISAFIVEKSTPGVRVGKVEKKLGIRCSSTAELIFEDCRVPADALLGERGQGGRIALWTLEGGRIGIAAQALGIARACLEEAAAHAQQRQQFGRPIAEFQAVRFALADMATRLEAARLLTLRAAALRTAGQPAAREAAMAKLFASEVAMWCAHRAVQLFGGYGYVEDYPVERYFRDAKITEIYEGTSEIQRVVIARHLLA, from the coding sequence ATGTCGATCACGCTCACCGACGAGCATCGCCTGCTGCAAGCCACGGTCCGCGAGTTCGCCGCGCGCGAACTCCTCCCGATCGCGGCGGCCCTCGATCGCGAGGCGCGCTACCCCGCCGAGGTGGTGGCGCGCGCAGCCGAGTTGGGGCTGCTGGGCCTCACCGTCCCCGAGGCCTACGGCGGGCCGGGGCTGGATCACATCGCGTACGTGCTGGCCCACGAGGAGCTGGCCCGCGCGTGCGCCGGGTTCCAGACGATCCTGACCGTCAACACGTCGCTGGTCTGTGAACCGATCCTGCGCTGGGGCACGGAGGAGCAGCGCCGCCGCTACCTCCCGGACCTGGCCACCGGACGGCGGCTGGGGTGCTACTGCCTGACCGAGCCCGGGGCCGGATCCGATGCGATGTCGCTGCGCACGACCGCGCGGCTGGACGGCGGGACGTGGGTGCTGGACGGCACGAAGCTCTTCGTGACCAACGGGGTGGAAGCCGACGTCTGCCTGGTCTACGCCCGCACCGAGCCCGTTCCGGGCGCGCGCGGGATCTCGGCGTTCATCGTCGAGAAGTCCACCCCGGGTGTGCGCGTCGGCAAGGTCGAGAAGAAACTGGGGATCCGCTGCTCGTCCACCGCCGAGCTGATCTTCGAGGACTGCCGGGTGCCGGCCGACGCCCTGCTGGGCGAGCGCGGGCAAGGCGGGAGGATCGCGCTGTGGACGCTGGAAGGCGGGCGCATCGGCATCGCGGCCCAGGCGCTGGGGATCGCGCGCGCCTGCCTGGAGGAGGCCGCGGCCCACGCGCAGCAGCGCCAGCAGTTCGGCCGGCCCATCGCCGAGTTCCAGGCGGTACGGTTCGCCCTGGCCGACATGGCCACGCGCCTGGAGGCCGCGCGCCTGCTGACGCTGCGCGCGGCGGCGCTGCGCACCGCAGGCCAGCCGGCCGCCCGTGAGGCCGCCATGGCCAAGCTGTTCGCCTCGGAGGTCGCCATGTGGTGCGCGCATCGGGCCGTGCAGCTCTTCGGGGGCTACGGGTACGTGGAGGACTACCCCGTGGAGCGCTACTTTCGCGACGCCAAGATCACCGAGATCTACGAGGGCACGTCGGAGATCCAGCGGGTGGTGATCGCACGCCACCTGCTGGCCTGA